A portion of the Sabethes cyaneus chromosome 3, idSabCyanKW18_F2, whole genome shotgun sequence genome contains these proteins:
- the LOC128744382 gene encoding uncharacterized protein LOC128744382, translating to EPEPEPEPEPEPEPEPEPEPEPEPEPEPEPEPEPEPEPEPEPEPEPEPEPEPEPEPEPEPEPEPEPEPEPEPEPEPEPEPEPEPEPEPEPEPEPEPEPEPEPEPEPEPEPEPEPEPEPEPEPEPEPEPEPEPEPEPEPEPEPEPEPEPEPEPEPEPEPEPEPEPEPEPEPEPEPEPEPEPEPEPEPEPEPEPEPEPEPEPEPEPEPEPEPEPEPEPEPEPEPEPEPEPEPEPEPEPEPEPEPEPEPEPEPEPEPEPEPEPEPEPEPEPEPEPEPEPEPEPEPEPEPEPEPEPEPEPEPEPEPEPEPEPEPEPEPEPEPEPEPEPEPEPEPEPEPEPEPEPEPEPEPEPEPEPEPEPEPEPEPEPEPEP from the coding sequence gagccagagccagagccagagccagagccagagccagagccagagccagagccagagccagagccagagccagagccagagccagagccagagccagagccagagccagagccagagccagagccagagccagagccagagccagagccagagccagagccagagccagagccagagccagagccagagccagagccagagccagagccagagccagagccagagccagagccagagccagagccagagccagagccagagccagagccagagccagagccagagccagagccagagccagagccagagccagagccagagccagagccagagccagagccagagccagagccagagccagagccagagccagagccagagccagagccagagccagagccagagccagagccagagccagagccagagccagagccagagccagagccagagccagagccagagccagagccagagccagagccagagccagagccagagccagagccagagccagagccagagccagagccagagccagagccagagccagagccagagccagagccagagccagagccagagccagagccagagccagagccagagccagagccagagccagagccagagccagagccagagccagagccagagccagagccagagccagagccagagccagagccagagccagagccagagccagagccagagccagagccagagccagagccagagccagagccagagccagagccagagccagagccagagccagagccagagccagagccagagccagagccagagccagagccagagccagagccagagccagagccagagccagagccagagccagagccagagccagagccagagccagagccagagccagagccagagccagagccagagccagagccagagccagagccagagccagagccagagccagagccagagccagagccagagccagagccagagccagagccagagccagagccagagccagagccagagccagagccagagccagagccagagccagagccagagccagagccagagccagagccagagccagagccagagcca